The Catellatospora citrea genomic interval GCCACCGCGACCGCGGCCGTCACCACCGCCGCCACCAGCCATCCGGCCGCCATCACCACCGTGCCTCTGCGCATGGGCCCACTATGCCCGCGCCATGGTTAACGTCGGGCTAAGGGCCGGCTATGGACGCGCCTGCGGTGGAGGTGTGCCCACGTGCTCGGATACCGTCTGGCCATGGCCAAGGTGGTGATCGTGGAAGACGATCTGACGATTCGCACGACCGCCATCCGGGCGCTCACCGAGCGCGGGCATGCGGTGGCGTCGGCGGCGACCGCCATGGACGGCCTGCGCACCATCGTCGCCGAGCGGCCCGACGTCGTGCTGCTGGACCTGGGGCTGCCCGACCTCGACGGCCGCGAGATGCTGCGGATGCTGCGCGCGATCGACACCGTGCCCATCATCGTGATCACCGCCCGCAGCGACGAGGCCGAGATCGTCCGGGCGCTGGACGCCGGGGCCGACGACTACGTGATCAAACCGTTCGGCGCGGCACAGCTCGACGCCCGCATCCGCGCGGTCCTGCGGCGCACCGAGCTGCGTGCCGCCGCCGACAGCGCCGTCGTCGTGGGCGAGCTGCGGGTGGACGCGTCGGCCCGGCAGGCGTTCCTGGCCGGCGCGGTGCTCGACCTCACGCCGCGCGAGTTCGAGCTGCTGCACTACCTCGCCGTCCGGGCGGGCACCGTGGTGAGCAAACGTGACCTGCTCACCGACGTGTGGCGGCTGCCGTACGCCGGGGGCGACAAGACCGTCGACGTGCACCTGTCCTGGCTGCGCCGCAAGCTGGGCGAGACCGCCCAGGAACCCCGCTACCTGCACTCGGTCCGCCGGGTCGGGGTCCGGCTCAGCGCACCCGAGTCCCTCGGATGAGAAGGCGCCTGGCCCTGCTCGTCGCCGCGGCGATGGCGCTGGTCCTCACCGCGTTCCTGCTGCCGCTGGCCCTGCTCGTCCAGACCGTCGCCGCCGAGCGTGCCATCGGTGCGGCCACCACCGAGGCCCAGGCGCTCGTGCCGGTCATCGCCACCGGCGACCGGCTAGCCCTGGAACTCGGCGTGCAGGAGGCGGCCGGACGCTCCGGGCAACCGTTCACGGTCTTCCTGCCCGACGGCGCCGTGCTCGGCACACCGGCGCTCCGCACCAACGGCGTCCGGCTGGCGGCACTGGGCAACAGCATCACCGTGGCCCGCGACGACGGCCGCGAGATCCTCATCGCGGTCGGGCTGGCCCGGGGCACCACCGTCATCCGCACCGTCGTGCCGACCGCGGAACTGCGCCACGGCGTGCCGCAGGCCTGGTTGATCCTCGCACTGCTCGGCATCGTGCTGCTGGGGGCCGGCATCGCCGTCGCCGACCGGCTGGCCCGCACCATCGTGGGGGAGATCACCGGCCTGGCCGGGGTGTCGCACCGGCTCGCCGACGGCGCGCTGGAGGCCCGCGCCGACGTCACCGGGCCGCCCGAGGTCCGCGCGGTCGCCGGCGCGCTGAACCACCTGGCAGAACGCATCCAGCACCTGGTCCGCGCCGAACGCGAGGCGGTCGCCGACCTGTCGCACCGGCTGCGCACCCCGCTGACCGCGCTGCGTCTGGAGGCCGAGGCACTGGCCGACCCGCAGGAGGCCCAGCGCGTGGGCGAGCAGGTCGCCGCGGTCAACCAGGCCGTCACCGACCTCATCGAGGGCGCGCGTCGCCGCGGCAGCGGACCGGGCTCCTGCGACGCGGCCGAGGTCGTCGCGGAGCGGGCGGCGTTCTGGCACGTGCTCGCCGAGGACGAGCAGCGGGTGATGACCGTCGTGCCGGCCGCCGGGCCGCTGCCCGTCGCCGTCGGCCGCGGCGACCTGAGCGCGTGCCTGGATGCCCTGCTGGGCAACGTCTTCAGCCACACCCCGCCCGGCACCGCGTTCACGGTGCGGCTCGCCGCCCGGCCGGGCGGCGCGGTGCTCACCGTGGCGGACGCAGGGCCGGGCTTCGGCGGTGGCGACCCCACCCGCCGCGGTGCCAGCGGTGCGGGATCCAGCGGGCTCGGTCTCGACATCGTCCGGCAGACCGCGCAGACCTCGGGCGGGCGGCTCACCATCGGCGACGCCACGCCGCACGGGGCGCTGGTGACCGTGGAGCTGGGCGCGGCGGCGGACTTAGGCGCACGTTAGGGCCGGCGTAGCGCGCCGCTATCGCACCGATCGGCACTCTGACTCGCACAGACCGACGAGAAGGAGTCCGCATCATGCGCAGAGTACTGGTGATCGGCATCGGCGCCGCCGCGATCGCGGTGGCCGCCACCGCCGTGGCGGCGGCATCCGACGACCCCGGTGGCGTGCACCGGCCCAGCCCGTTCCCGTCGCTGTCGGCGCCTGCGCCGTCCACGTCGGACACCCCCGTGCCGTCGCCGTCGTCCGCGCCTCGTCCCAGCGCATCGGCCGACGACCACGGCGGTCGGGGCAGGGGCAACGACGACGCTCCTGGTGACGACCACGGCGGCCGCGGCAGGGGAAGCGACGACGCACCCGGCGACGACCACGGCGGCCGCGGCAGGGGATCCGACGACGACCGGTGAGCCGCCTGTCCCGCGCGTCCGCCCACGGGCGGCGCGCGGGCCCACTGCGGGCTGTCCGCCTATCCGCACCCCCGGGTTCGGATCCATGCCCGTGAACTGGGCATTTGCGACGGTTTGCGGCACTAGGCTGGAGGGAGTCTGCTGTCGGCGGGGGTGTGCGATGGGAACGACGCGACGAGTGGTGCTCAGCGGCACCGCAGCGAGCGCGATCAGCTTGGTCGGAGCCTGCGGATCGTCGGGGGAGCCGGGTGGTTCCGCGCCGCAACCGCCGGCCGCGCCGCCGACCGGCCCGGTGGTGCTGGGACCGTCATCCGACGTCGCGTTGCACAGCGGGAAGGTGTACACGACCGAACAGGTCGTCGTCACCCAGCCCGTGGAGGGCTCGTTCAAGGCGTTCACGTCGATCTGCACGCACAAGCAGTGCCAGGTCGGCTCGGTCGAGAACGACCAGATCATCTGCCCGTGCCACGGCAGCAGATACTCGGCGGCCGACGGTTCGGTGCTGCAGGGTCCCGCGACCCTGCCGCTCGCGCCGAAGACGATCACGGTCGCCGACGGGAAGATCACCCTCGACTGATGCGGCGGTGCAGCTCCTCCTCGCCTCTCTGAGTGCGCGGCTCGGCGCTCACCCGGTGCTGATGTTGCCGTACTGGATACACCTGCCGCCCTGCGTGCGGATGCGTTGGGCGGCCCGCACGCCGGTCGCTCCGGTGACCGTGACCCGATACTCGCGGCCGCTCCCGTCGACCGGCGAAGACCAGGCGACCGAGGCCCCGATCTCGTACGAGCGGACCGGCTCCCGCCGTGCCGCTCGCTCGAACTCGTCGCGCTCGATGCCGGTCTCATCGGTGCAGATCAGGGCGTACGCGGTCGGGTAGTCGTCGGCGGTCAGCGCATCGAGGTAGGACCGCACGATCCGTTCGGCGTCAGCATCATCGGCTGTCCCGACGGAGTCGACGACGACCCACGTCGCGCAGCCCAGGACCAGCAGGCCGATCGCTGCGAGGATGCCGACCGATGTGCTGCGCTGCCTGTTCACGGCGTGAATGATCGCATGTGCTGCCCGGACGCGGCCGGCGCCCGCCTCCCCGTCGGCGGGCGCCGGCCGCCTGGCCGGGTCAGGCGGCGTCGCGCGTCCGCGCGGTACGCAGCGCCCCGGCCCACCACAGCAGGTCGTCGGTGAGCAGCTTCAGGAACGGCTCGGCGGGTGCGAACACGGCCGAGTCGGTCGGGTCGGGCTGTTCGAGCGCGGGCAGGTAGAGGTCGGGGGCGATGTGCACGGCGTGGCGCAGGGGCGCCATCTCGAACTCGACGGCGACCTGGCGCAGCTGCTCGATCGCCCGCGCGCCGCCGACGCTGCCCCAGCCGACGAAGCTGACCGGCTTGCGGTGCCACTCGGCGTACGTCCAGTCCATGGCGTTCTTCAGCACCGCCGAATAGCCGTGGTTGTACTCGGCGGCCAGGACGATGTAGCCGTCGGCGCGGTCCACGGTGCGGCCGAACCGCGCGACCTCGTCGTTGGCGTACTGCCGCGGGGTCCACATGGGTGCGGTCCCGTCGAAGAACGGCAGCGGATGGTCGCGCAGGTCGACCAGCTCGAACTCGACCCCGTCGTACTGCTTGGCGAAGCCGAGCACCCAGTGGGCGATCCGCTCGCTGAACCGTCCCTCGCGGGTCGTGCCGTTGATGACCTGGATGTGCATGTCGTGGTCTCTCTTCCCGTAACCGGTCCGCCGACGCTGCCGCCGACCCGCGGCACGCTCTTGATCGCCGCGTATCCCCAGCTTGGCGTGGGTGAGAGCGAGTGGGCAAAACCCTGGTTAGCTGCTTACTATGAGTAAGTGACCACGAAACTATCGGCCTACGTGCCCGACCACCACGACGCCAGCGACGCCGCCTGCCGCGGCTTCCAGCCGGTCCTGGAGCTGCTGGGCCGCCGCTGGGTGGGCATGATCATGCTCGCCGGCCGGCGGGGCGCCCGCCGGTTCGGGCACTACCGGGCCTTCGCCGACGGCATCTCCGACCGCGTGCTGACCCAGCGCCTGCGCGAACTGGAGCACCACGGCCTGATCGAGCGCCAGGTCATCCCCAGCACCCCGGTGCAGATCCTGTACGCGCCCACGGCCCGCGGGGTCGAGCTGATGGACGCGCTGCAGCCGCTGTTCGACTGGACCGCCCGCAACCCGGGGGCGTTCACCCACCAGCCGTGACGCGGTCACGCCGCCGGGTCAGGCTGGTGCCTGCTTGGTCACCTCGACGACCAGGTGTTTGGTGACCGGCTGCTCGCTCTGGCTGCTGATGTCGGCCAGGCCGCACAGCACGTTCAGCTCGGGCATGTAGCCGGCCGCGTTGCCGGGCGGGATCGGGTGCGCGATCGCCCGGTACCCGTACAGAGTCCGCTGTGTGCCGTCCCGGGAGAAGCTGGTCACGTCGATCAGGTCGAACTCGGCCAGCCCGCGGGCGCGCATGTCGTCGGAGTTCATGAAGATGACGGTGCGCAGGCCGCGCACGCCGCGGTAGCGGTCGTCATTGGAGTAGATGGTCGTGTTGAACTGGTCGTGCGAGCGCACCGTGGTCAGCGTCAGCCGGCCCTCGCCGGGGTCGACGTCGTCGGGCAGCGGCCCGGACCAGAACTCGGCCTTGCCCGACGGCGTCAGGAACACCCGCTCCCGGGCCGGTTGGGCGATCCGGAAACCGTGCGGCTGGCGTGCCCGGGCGTTGAAGTTCTCGAAGCCGGGCAGCACCCGGGACATGGTGTCGCGGATGCGGTCGTAGTCGTCGACGTAGTCCTGCCAGGGCGTACGGCTGTCCGGCAGGGTCGCCCGGGCCATCCCGCCCAGGATCGAGCACTCGGAGCGCAGGTGCGGTGAGGCCGGATCCTTCATGCCGAACGAGATGTGCACCATCGCCATCGAGTCCTCGACGGTGATGCCCTGCTCCCCGGCTGCCTGCACGTCGCGCTCGGATCGGCCGAGGCAGGGCAGGATCAGGGCGCGCCGCCCGTGCACCAGGTGGCTGCGGTTGAGCTTGGTGCTCACCTGCACGGTCAGGTCGCAGTTGCGCAGCGCTTCGAAGGTCCGCGGCTGATCGGGTGCGGCCATCACGAAGTTGCCGCCGAGGGCGACGAACACCTTCACGTCGCCGCGCCGCATGGCCTCGATCGCCGCCACCGTGCCCAGGCC includes:
- a CDS encoding response regulator transcription factor; its protein translation is MAKVVIVEDDLTIRTTAIRALTERGHAVASAATAMDGLRTIVAERPDVVLLDLGLPDLDGREMLRMLRAIDTVPIIVITARSDEAEIVRALDAGADDYVIKPFGAAQLDARIRAVLRRTELRAAADSAVVVGELRVDASARQAFLAGAVLDLTPREFELLHYLAVRAGTVVSKRDLLTDVWRLPYAGGDKTVDVHLSWLRRKLGETAQEPRYLHSVRRVGVRLSAPESLG
- a CDS encoding HAMP domain-containing sensor histidine kinase, producing the protein MRRRLALLVAAAMALVLTAFLLPLALLVQTVAAERAIGAATTEAQALVPVIATGDRLALELGVQEAAGRSGQPFTVFLPDGAVLGTPALRTNGVRLAALGNSITVARDDGREILIAVGLARGTTVIRTVVPTAELRHGVPQAWLILALLGIVLLGAGIAVADRLARTIVGEITGLAGVSHRLADGALEARADVTGPPEVRAVAGALNHLAERIQHLVRAEREAVADLSHRLRTPLTALRLEAEALADPQEAQRVGEQVAAVNQAVTDLIEGARRRGSGPGSCDAAEVVAERAAFWHVLAEDEQRVMTVVPAAGPLPVAVGRGDLSACLDALLGNVFSHTPPGTAFTVRLAARPGGAVLTVADAGPGFGGGDPTRRGASGAGSSGLGLDIVRQTAQTSGGRLTIGDATPHGALVTVELGAAADLGAR
- a CDS encoding Rieske (2Fe-2S) protein, whose protein sequence is MGTTRRVVLSGTAASAISLVGACGSSGEPGGSAPQPPAAPPTGPVVLGPSSDVALHSGKVYTTEQVVVTQPVEGSFKAFTSICTHKQCQVGSVENDQIICPCHGSRYSAADGSVLQGPATLPLAPKTITVADGKITLD
- a CDS encoding NADPH-dependent FMN reductase; its protein translation is MHIQVINGTTREGRFSERIAHWVLGFAKQYDGVEFELVDLRDHPLPFFDGTAPMWTPRQYANDEVARFGRTVDRADGYIVLAAEYNHGYSAVLKNAMDWTYAEWHRKPVSFVGWGSVGGARAIEQLRQVAVEFEMAPLRHAVHIAPDLYLPALEQPDPTDSAVFAPAEPFLKLLTDDLLWWAGALRTARTRDAA
- a CDS encoding winged helix-turn-helix transcriptional regulator; protein product: MTTKLSAYVPDHHDASDAACRGFQPVLELLGRRWVGMIMLAGRRGARRFGHYRAFADGISDRVLTQRLRELEHHGLIERQVIPSTPVQILYAPTARGVELMDALQPLFDWTARNPGAFTHQP